In Felis catus isolate Fca126 chromosome E1, F.catus_Fca126_mat1.0, whole genome shotgun sequence, the following proteins share a genomic window:
- the MED9 gene encoding mediator of RNA polymerase II transcription subunit 9, with amino-acid sequence MASAGVAAGRQAEDALPPPAEPPLPETKPLPPSQPPPPVAAPQPQQSPAPRPQSPAGVKEEENYSFLPLVHNIIKCMDKDSPDIHQDLNALKTKFQEMRKVISTMPGIHLSPEQQQQQLHSLREQVRTKNELLQKYKSLCMFEIPKE; translated from the exons ATGGCCTCTGCCGGGGTGGCCGCCGGGCGGCAGGCCGAGGACGCGTTACCGCCGCCGGCCGAGCCGCCGCTGCCCGAGACGAAGCCGCTGCCGCCTTCGCAGCCGCCGCCTCCGGTCGCCGCGCCTCAGCCACAGCAGTCGCCGGCGCCGAGGCCTCAGTCACCTGCCGgcgtgaaggaggaggagaattaCTCCTTTTTACCTTTGGTTCACAACATCATCAAATG TATGGACAAGGACAGCCCCGACATCCACCAGGACCTGAACGCCCTCAAAACCAAGTTCCAGGAGATGCGGAAGGTCATCAGCACCATGCCCGGCATCCACCTGAGTCccgagcagcagcagcagcagctgcacAGCCTCCGAGAGCAAGTCAGGACCAAGAACGAACTTCTGCAGAAATACAAGAGCCTCTGCATGTTTGAGATCCCCAAGGAGTAG